ACCGGCCAACGCTTTGCCGCCGTACCCGCTCCGACGTGAAGCACGAGCAGCGGCGTGTAGCAGAATTCGTAAGAATTCTGATCGTCGCGTGTGTTGGCCGCCTGACTCTTCACAAGGTCAGTTGCGGCCAGCTTCTCGCGCACGCATGCGCGCGCCGCGGCGGGCGGAACGAACCACGGCTCCTTGAGAAGCAAGCCCTGCGGCGGCTCAACGCCGATCAACTTGAGCAAGGCCATCCGCGACTGCATTTCGGGGCGGCCGGCCACAAACTTGGCGCTGTCGGTGAGCAGAAAACCGCCGCCGCCGCAGTCCCAACCCACCCGCTGTTTCACGCCCGCCAGCCACAGGACGGCCGCAAAGGGAAACTCACCACGCACGTCGATGCCCAAGTCGAACCGCGTGTGGCGAAGCCGCAGCCCCCAAAGGACCAGCGCCAAAGGCCAATGTGGGCGCCAACTACGGGCAAAGCGATTGACGCTCGAGACGTGGACTCGATCGATCTCATCGCAGTTGTCGAAGACTTCCCGATTCCAGGGCGCCGCCAGCACCTCGATACGCGCGTCGGGCCAATGCCTGCGCAGTGCCGGAAGAATAGCCGCCGTCATCACCGCATCGCCCAGGTGATCGAGCTGGATCAGCAGAATCGAACGCGGTGTGGGCCAAATCTGGCCGCTCTTCTTACGACATTTGGAAATTCGTTTAAGCCCGTTGCGCACCGCATCGCCCACGAGGTCGATGAGGCCAAAAAGCACGTGCCAGCGCCAGCGGACGTAGCGATAGCGGCCCGTCGCCCGTCGCCGGCGCAAAGAAGAGGGCGTGTGTTGCCGAGCAAGACGACGTAGAGTGGTCACCATGGCGCGAGCCGGCTTCAGTCGGGCCTGACCGTTTGCCACCAGCTTTAGCTGGTGGTTCGCGACCGTCATATTCATTTTTCTTTGAGCCGGCTTCAGCCGGGCTTCCCGATCGCGCCGAGACATCCATGAGTAGACATGCGGCGCGCAAGGGCTAAAGCCGCGGTCGAGAAGCCCGGCTAAAGCCGGCTGAAAAACGGATCTCGGTGCCGCAAGCCACCAGCTAAAGCTGGTGGCAAACAGCCGCAGCCGGCTAAAGCCGGCTCGAGGAATTCTAACGATGAATTTCGCCCACCACACGAACCCGAAGCGCCAGCGAGGCGCGCCGGCGGGTAGGCCTCGCTTGCGCTTCGGGTTCGTGTGGGTGCGACCTGCGCTAGACCACATATTCATACGCCTCTCTCGTCGCCCAGGCCGCCGTGCGCCAGGTGAAGTGCTCGCGCACCAGCGAAGCAAGCTGCGGCGAGCGCCCGGCGCTTAGGGCGTCGAGCACTGCCCGGCGGATGCCGTCCACATCGCCCGGCGATACATACGCGGCCAAATCACCGAAATACTCGCGGGCACAGCCGCCGCGCGGCAGCACCAGCGGCGTGCCGCTCATGGCCGCTTCCAGCGCCACCAGCCCCGGCGTCTCGTACCAACTCGTCAGCACCAGACAACCGCAAGCGGCGTAGGCACTGGCCAACAGCGGGTCGTCGTGACCCAGTCCGGCTATGAACTGCACGTTTCGCCCGGCCGTCCGTTGACACGCCTCGAAGTACGCTTCATGC
This portion of the Pirellulales bacterium genome encodes:
- a CDS encoding glycosyltransferase family 9 protein, giving the protein MTVANHQLKLVANGQARLKPARAMVTTLRRLARQHTPSSLRRRRATGRYRYVRWRWHVLFGLIDLVGDAVRNGLKRISKCRKKSGQIWPTPRSILLIQLDHLGDAVMTAAILPALRRHWPDARIEVLAAPWNREVFDNCDEIDRVHVSSVNRFARSWRPHWPLALVLWGLRLRHTRFDLGIDVRGEFPFAAVLWLAGVKQRVGWDCGGGGFLLTDSAKFVAGRPEMQSRMALLKLIGVEPPQGLLLKEPWFVPPAAARACVREKLAATDLVKSQAANTRDDQNSYEFCYTPLLVLHVGAGTAAKRWPVMHWQELLGRVIVEYGARVVLVGGHSDRVIARQMLDGKSWPGVNDWTGQLSVVETAALIEQADLMVGADSGPAHLAAAVGTPAIVLFSGTNRVRQWRPWGRRVIIVKHSVACSPCHLQRCPLIGPSACGASGLRSPLAPQAEPPSSSSHPCMSGIAPEAVMQRVRLLLGASDLEVKHQTETGTAAAAAPVPCTL